A single genomic interval of Koleobacter methoxysyntrophicus harbors:
- a CDS encoding phosphatidylserine decarboxylase family protein, with product MEKKTLSFARESFPYIFVLIVISIVFRMLNPLLSFIPLILAAFVLFFFRDPYREIPQSKNSIVSPADGRIINIQDIYDNVFLKGKGRKISIFLSIFDVHINRSPIHGRVSFKKYVPGRFLAAYDKRASVENERNYIGIENDRLRVLVTQIAGFIARRIVCYININDTLEKGEKLGLIKFGSCTEIVLPENVEVLVNVGDKVKGGETILGRLNDEN from the coding sequence ATGGAAAAAAAGACACTTTCTTTTGCAAGAGAAAGCTTCCCTTATATCTTTGTTCTCATTGTAATAAGCATTGTGTTCAGAATGTTAAATCCCCTCTTAAGCTTTATTCCTCTTATCTTAGCAGCCTTTGTTTTGTTTTTCTTCAGGGATCCGTATAGGGAAATCCCCCAATCAAAAAATTCAATAGTGTCACCGGCAGACGGCAGGATTATTAATATACAGGATATATATGATAATGTGTTCCTTAAAGGAAAGGGAAGGAAAATCAGCATTTTCTTATCTATTTTTGACGTTCATATCAACAGAAGCCCTATTCATGGAAGGGTTTCATTTAAAAAGTACGTGCCCGGAAGGTTCCTGGCCGCCTATGACAAAAGGGCTTCCGTTGAAAATGAGAGGAATTATATAGGGATAGAAAATGACAGGCTGAGGGTTCTTGTAACCCAGATTGCCGGTTTTATTGCCAGAAGAATAGTGTGCTATATTAATATAAACGATACCCTGGAAAAAGGGGAAAAATTAGGATTGATAAAATTCGGTTCCTGCACGGAAATCGTGCTGCCCGAAAACGTGGAAGTGCTGGTAAATGTGGGGGATAAAGTCAAAGGGGGAGAAACTATTCTGGGGAGGTTGAATGATGAAAATTAG